The genomic stretch CCTGTGTATAAAAAAGTCAAAAAAGCATTTGGCATAAGTGTCCTAAGTGAGTGAAGTTGTTTGATGTAAGCGCATCAGTTCAAGGTAAAAATCGCGTTCATCGTGTGTTTCTAAAAGTCCGCTATTAGGAAAAATAGCATCGTAAATTTTGCCAATATTGGCAAAACGATGTTTAAAGAGCTCACTCAAAAGAAGAGCTGAGATGTCTTTACGCATAAAAATGGCAGGAGGTAGCATACCTGCTTTTAATATTTCGAGTAAAGATTCTGCATGGTATTTGATATGATGATGTCCTCCATGCGGACAAGTGTTTGTACTTACCAAGGTCTTACATTCGTTACAATAGACAAACTCAGTGATAATTTCGATGTCAATATCCAAATCTTCGTAATGGTCCAAAATAGACTTCATCTCATTTTTATCGTAGTAAGCACCAATACCACTATGGTGTTGACCAAGTACAAGTTTGTTACACCCTAGATTTGAAGCACAAATAGCATCTAAAACAGCATTTTTATAACTGGTAAAGAGATAGGTGTTTTCAAAAGGAACGATGACCACTCTATTTTTTGGTAAATAGTTGTCGACAAAATATTGCAAAGCTTTCAAACGCAGATCATAAGAGAGGATATCTTGTTTGTAAGGTTTGAGCATAAAAATGACCAGCATATCGCACTTCTCAAGCGTAATACGAATAACGCGCTCATGCGCTCTATGAAAAGGTTTTGCGTTCATCATCATGGCAGAGACATTTTTTGCACCCAGTTGTGCTTTGGCATCGGCGATTTTATTTTTGACATTTTTAACATCATCAAATTGGAGTTCATACTCTCCACAAACCGCAATGTCACCAAGGCGTTTAAGAAATGTTTGCGTCTCAGGATTGGAGATGTCATACGTTCCAAAAATTTGCTCGATGCGTTTTTTCTTATCCACTTCAAAGACTTCATCGACAATAATAGTGCCTTTGATCTTGCCATCGACCATAAAATCAAGCGGCTCACCTTTGTAGGCGGTGGTGAGTACTTCTCTGTTTTTCTCACCCGCAGGTGCAATAATGAAAGGGAAGGGAAAAGGTTTTCCTTTGTAGTATCCACTCTCCTCAACCTCTTTGGCTTCTGCTTTATTCATCAGTTTATCTACAGGGTATAAAATGCCTTCTTTGGCAAGGCCAAGAGTTGCTATGAATTCTTTATCTAAAAAGAGTTGTCGGTTATTTTTTCTTGTTGATTCCATATTTCTTCCTTTTTTCCCATAGACTTTTGCGCGATATTCCTAATTTTTTTGAGAGTTCTGTGTCTGGAAATTTATTTTGGAAATTGAAAATGACATATTTAACATAATCATCAATACACAAAATATCACCTTGGTCTAATATCTTACTATCAGTGTTGATTTCGATTTTTGTAAAGTCACTCTCTTCGTTAGGATCAGTGCTACAAATAATAGCACGTTTACCTTCCAAGATGTTATAGACTTTTAGCTTTTCGCTTTTTTTAAGATTTTGAAGGTCAATAATGTAGAGTAATTCCTCACTTCCCGCACGTGCGATTTTCTCATACGCATTGCCTTGCGTTAAAGAGATAAACGTAAATGTTTCATTTTGAGACTGTGCGTAGTTAAAGACAAGGGCATCAGCGTGTTTTTGAAAATTGGTTTTGATTAAAATAGGAAATTTTGTTTTTTTATCAAGAGGCTCTAAATTAGCGCTGCTAAAAAGATTTTTGACATACTCTTTATACGTTTCATTCTCTTTTTTGAGGTTTTTAAAGTCACTTAAATGCTGAAGCTTACGAATCAATTCTTCAATCATAAAAGGCTTTTGGATGTAATCACACGCTCCTGCTTTAATCGGATTGGTGACGGTGTCATTACTGATATACGAAATCATCAAAATGATGATAGAAGAGCGGTGTTTTTCGATAACAGGGTAAAAATTTTGTCCTGAAATGTTGGTAGAGAGGAGTATGGCATCGTATTTTTCATCTTTGAGAGCATCTTTGATACTGGTAGCGATTTCACATAAATGTCCAATTTCCATCAACTTGGAGGCGATACTTTGTGCGAGGTAAATCTCGTTTTCAACGATTAAAATCTTCATACATTCTTCCAATCATAATATTTTAATGTAGTCGTTGCACTAACGGCAACACCTTCTTGTCGTCCGACAAAGCCTAATTTTTCTGTTGTGGTTGCTTTTACGTTCAGATGGATGGGAGAGATTGCCATAATGTCAGCAAGACAGAATCGTATTTTGTCTTTAAACGCACTCAAGCGCGGAAATTCTGCCATGATGGTAAGATCGCAATGTGTGATCTCAAATCCCACTTTTGCCAAAAAGGAACACACCTCCCTTAGAAGTAATTTTGAATCAATATTTTTATAACGTTGGTCATTATCGGGGAAAAGCTCTCCAATATCGCCCGCTCCAGCAGCTCCCAAAAGAGCATCGATGAGAGCGTGAATGGCTACATCACCATCAGAGTGCGCTTTAAAGCCTATGGTATCGTGAACTTGAACACCTCCAAGCATCATCACTTTACCTTCCTCATAAGCGTGGACATCAAAACCTTGTCCTGTAAAATGAGAAGAAGAGGGGGCTTTGAGACAGGGAATGTCGTTTATATCTTCTTTACATGTAAGCTTTTTGGCTTCAGGGTTGCCAAGCACATAAGCAACTTTGCCTCCCATCGCTTTGATAGCACTGCTATCATCGGTGTAAAGTGTTGATGTGTTCAGTGCCTTTTTCAATATATCGGTACGCGAGAGTTGAGGTGTTTGAATGAGTTTGACTTGATCGCGATTAATCGTCGTGCCTTCATAAACGACTGTATCGACAACGCTCAGATAAGGAACAACAATATCATTGTTTTCCATCTCAGATAAGATTCTCACAAGCATCTCTTGGTCGATACACGGACGCGCTATGTCACTTACCAGTACATACGGTGTCTTTACATGTAAAAGGGCATTGGCAAGAGATTCTTGTCTGGTAGCACCACCCTCTACAAAAGTGATTGTATCGCTAAACTTTCCAGCATAAAAATGTTCATCAGGTGTTGTTGTCACAATAATTTGCTTAAACGGAAAAAGCTGTTGGAGATTTTGAGTTGCAAAAAGCCATAACGGAGTATCATCAATGCGAAGCCACTGCTTTTTGACACGTTGGTTAAAGCGCGTTGAACTACCAGCCCCTAACATTACAAGCGCTAAATCGGGCAAACTTTGTCCTTTTTTCTGAAGTGTTACAATATTATACATTTTGAAAGCTTTTTTTTATCTTTTTTGTGTTAAATTCCGTGATCACTTAAGCATAGAGGTTGAAAAAATGTTAAATAAAGATGCAGTTTTAAGCGCGTTAGGTGGCGTTAAATACCCAGGTTTTGAGAAAGATATTGTGACATTTGGTTTTGTTAAAAATATCGATATTTCAGATAATAATGTTTATATAGAAGTTGAGATTGTCTCCTCAAGCAAAGAGGTTGCTGACGAATTAAAAGGTTCTATTGAAAAAGCTATCAAAGCAATTGGTGCAGCACGTGTTGACATCGTTGTAAAGCAACCTAAGGCTCCGGTTGAGAAAAGCAACTCACAATCAGGCAAAAACATGGCTCCGCACATCAAAAACTTTGTGATGGTAAGCTCAGGAAAAGGCGGTGTTGGTAAAACAACAACAACGGTTAACTTGGCGATTTCCCTTGCAAGTCAAGGTAAAAAAGTGGGGCTTTTAGATGCTGATATCTATGGACCAAACGTGCCTCGTATGATGGGTGTGGTTGATACGCATCCTGAAATTGTTGGACAAAAAGTAAAACCAATCCTTGCTTATGGCGTTGAGATGATGAGTATGGGCTCTTTGATGGAAAACGGTCAGTCACTCATCTGGCGTGGTGCGATGGTTATGAAAGCAATCGAGCAACTTCTTCGCGATATTTTGTGGAGTGACTTGGATGTTCTTTTCATCGACATGCCTCCAGGAACGGGTGACGCACAGTTGACACTCGCTCAAAGTGTTCCTGTGACTGCGGGTATTTGTGTCACAACGCCTCAACAAGTAGCGCTTGATGATACCGAGCGAAGCCTTGATATGTTCCAAAAACTTCACATCCCCATCGCTGGAATTATGGAAAATATGAGCGGTTTTATCTGCCCTGAGACTAATAAAGAGTATGATATTTTTGGAAAAGGAACCACCAAGCCTTTAGCTGAAAAGTTCGAAACAATTGTTATCGGCGAGATTCCTATAGAGCCTGCAGTTCGTGAAGGTGGTGACGCTGGAAAACCAGTGAGCTTCTTCCATCCTGAGAGTGAAACAGCAAAACGCTACCAAGCATCTGCTCGTAAACTTTGGGAGTGTATTGAAAAAGTAAATGAAGAGGGTGGCGCAAACAACGAGGCAATACAGCCTACAATGGGTGTTAATGGTGCACCAAGTGCTTGTTCAAGTATGAAAAAGTAAGGACTTAAAGGAGACGATATGGCATTACGCGTAACAATTGATGAAGCAGATTTTAAAACATTAGTCAAAGAGATTGAAGCACAAGAGGGATACCGTAAACCGATTGGTTTTGGTATCGCTAGAGTTGATCGTGGACAATTAAGCCCTGAAAAAATTTTACAAGCAACTTTCCCTGTTGTTAACTGGAATGAAAACTTTGGAAGTGCGGCTATTATGATAGCCGCACTTCAAGCCAGTGACGTTGAGGTGGATTTTTCAAGCAGCGAATTTGTCTATGATGTGAAAAAGAAGTTTGTTAAAAATGCGATGAATGCATTTACCCCGTATCTAAACCAAGCGATTGGCGAAGCCCATAAAAATGTTCAAGTGATTAAAACACTTGATTGGATCGCACAAACGGAGAAACTCAAAAAAGATTATCGAATTGTTTTCTTATTTGAAGATGATGCGCCTCTTAGCCCCGAAGCAGTTTATTTGAAACTTTATGCGCTCTCAAGTGGAAAAGCTCCGATTCGATCCTTAAACCTCTCTGGTGCGTTTGGCGTGTTGGAAAATGTTGCGTGGTCAATGGGACAGCCTATAGAGCTTGCATGGCTGAGAATGCACGAAGTTGAAATGAAACTTTTGGGTGAGTATCCGATTATTGAATCCGTCGATAAATTCCCACGTTTCTTATCGCATATTATTCCAGCCGACAATACGCGTATCTTAGACGCAAGTAAAGTACGTATGGGTGCGCAACTTCACGCGGGTACAACCATTATGCCGGGTGCGAGTTATGTGAACTTCAATGCAGGTACAACAGGTGCGGTGATGGTCGAAGGTCGTATTAGCTCTTCCGTTGTGGTAGGCAAAGGAAGCGATGTAGGTGGGGGTGCTAGTATTTTAGGTGTGCTTAGTGGAACCAATGGCAACCCTGTCAGCATTGGTGAAAACACACTGCTTGGCGCAAATTCGGTTACGGGTATTCCTTTGGGGGATGCGTGTATCGTAGATGCAGGTATTGCGATTTTAGAGGGTACAAAAATCGGGGTGCATGCAGGAGAACTTACTAAAATTATTGAAGCAAATCCAAAAGCAAAACTCAAAAAGCCAGGTAAAGAAGAATTACTTTTCTTTAAAGGTTTAGAGCTCTCAGGACTGGATGGTGTTCATTTCCGCCAAAATAGCGTTAATGGTATGATTATGGCAACACGCAGTAAACGCGAAATCAAGCTTAACAGCGAACTACATTAATATTTTTCAAGGAAGGATTTTTTAATCCTTCCTTGAAATCAAAGCGTTATTAAACTCTTCTGCCCATCTGAGTGAAACTTTTTCATACGTTTTATTGGCGACAGGGTCATCTTTTAAAATCCAATTTCCACATGTTGCGCATTTAGTAGCATAAGTTTCGAGTTGCGCTAAATCCATAGAATCTATCTCTATAAGTCGAGCCTTGCATTCTGCAATGGAGCATTTAAGCGAGCTATTCACAAAGAACTCCTTGTTTGGATATTTTGGTTCATTGTATCACAGCAAAAAAAGCTATTATGTGTAAATTATAAGCAAATAAGGCAGTTACGTCCACTCTCTTTGGCTTTATATAGAGCATCATCTGCGATTTTGATAATCTCCTGAGGTGTTTTTCCTTTAGCAGATAGGGCTACACCGATACTAACGGAAAGACGCTCTTTCTTTACCGTGGTTGATGACTGAAGCTCTTTGGGTGCTTTTTCAGGACGATTTTTATCGCGAATGGCAAAACCTCTTCTAAAAATATGTTCTCTTACTTCTTCAAGAGCCATAATACACTCTTCTTTTTTCTTTCCGTTGAAAAGAATCGTAAATTCTTCACCACCGTAGCGATATACTTTACCACCGTTTTTCACATGAGTCAGCTCTTTAGCGACCAGTTTTAAAACATCATCTCCTATATCATGCCCAAACTTATCGTTAAATTTTTTAAAAAAGTCAATATCGACCATGGCTATAATGTAGTGTGAGCCTAAGCGTAAAAAACGCTCCTCTAGAGCTCTTCGTGAGGGGACATTGGTTAGCGTGTCAATGTAAGCCATCCGATACGCATCGTGAACGAGTGCTGCTATGGCGATCCATGAGGCGACAAGGCAGAAGAGAACAAAATGGTTACTCTCTTGTAAAAATAGGAGTGGAACCATCTGCGCAAAAAGCATCCAAAAGGGAGCTTTTTGACTTTGGATTTCAAAGAGAAGGGAGATTAAAAAGACAAAAAGTAATGAAATAATCGCAATAATCAAAATAAAATCGCTTGCCTTTGAAAGCCCTTGAAGGCTTACATGTAAAATAGGCGTATCAAGTGCTTGCAAAAGTGCGGGTGAAAAGTATTTTAAACCAGCGTAGCCAATACCAAGAATTATCAACCCAATACTCGTACGAAGTGTTCCAAAAGAACTAAAAAGCCCCCTTTCTTGCAACGCATAAATCAAAAGATAACCAAGGGCCGTGATTAAAGGAGCGATATGCCAAAAGGCTTGGACGCTTAGTTTTGTAAACAGAGTGTTGGGGAAGGCTAAACAGAGTGTAAAAAAAAGTGGGAAGAGAAGCAAAACAAAGAGTTTGCTTTTGTTAAAATAAATGCTTAGAACTATGGCAATAATAAGAAAAACAAAAGTGCTTTGCCAGATGAAGTAGTAAGCATAAGTGGGGATAAGTCCAAATTTTATAACGAAAAGAGTTGAAAAGATCATCCCTAAACAGAGTGCATGAAAAGTAGAGAGAGAGTCTTTGAGTCGTTGCATTCCGTTTCGTTTCCTATTTTTTTGCGATTATAGCAAAATTAACTCATAATCCCATAAATCTCCCATAAGCGGTGCTTGAAGATGAGGTTTGCCTAAAAGTAATTTTACCACTTCAGTACTTTGAATTGAGGCAGCAAAGCACACTGTAAAAGAAGGGTTTCCTACTTTTTTTTCGACACCATCACCTTTTTGTGAGTAGAGAGGCTCAAGCAAAGCAGAAGTTGAAAACTGACTACTGTACCCAGCAATAGCGCCATGGACAAAAGGTTTTTGCTTATCATAGCAGAGTCTCGCAAGAAGGCATTTTAGATCAGGATTGTCAAGCGCATCAACGACAACATCGGCTTCTTTGATAAGATTTTCATCTGTTTTTGGGTCAAAAAAAGTTGTAATACTTCTTACATGTAAAGCAGGATTGATTTCTTCAAGTTTCTCTTTCAGTACTTCTGCTTTAAAGCATCCTAGTGTTTTAGGCGATGAAAAATTTTGACGATTCATATTATGTTCTTCGAAAACATCACCATCACACAAAATAAGATTCCCCACACCGATGCGCGTTAGCATTTCAGAAACAAAACCACCTAAGCCTCCACATCCGATGATAAGCACGGTAGAATGAAAAAGTCGGTATTGTTCCCCCGTGGAAATGGTCTTTTGATTGCGTTTGTATCGAAGCGGTAAAATATCATGTTTCAAAGCCATCTCTTCAACTTCTCTAAAGTTACATGTAAAGGTTTTCATTGCTTCAAACGTCGTTGTAAGTGGTAAGAAACCTTCGCCCAGATGACTTTTTAAAAAATCTAAAAGTTCCATAAGGACTCCTTTTCGGTGTATAATATTCTTGGTTTTATTTTATTTTTTAAAGGAATAACATGCATATTATACTCAATGCTTTTTCATTTTTGCGCGAGAAACTGAAAGTTCAAGGTATCGCGCATATTGAAGCGCCATACGAAGTGGTTCAAGGTATGCGTGTTAAAGAACTTATAGATAGCTTGGGGTTTCAAAACAATGAAGTAGAAGCAGTGTTTGTCAATCATACTGTCGTTCCCAAAGAGACGATTTTACAAGAGGGCGATAGAGTTGCTCTTCTCCCTCCAGGTACGCCTGGTTCTTACAGGTTACTCTCAGGGCTCAAAGAGCATTAATCAACCACCACCAATTTTTGGGAAGAGGGCGATTTCGTCGCCCTCTTTTAAATGATAAGATGGATCAACATGTCGTCCATTGACCATTAAAACACCCAGTGGCGATACACCCTCAAGCTCTAGCGCATCTACAACCATTTGTGCGGTTGTTCCTTTAGCATACTCTATTTTTTCATCCTTAAATCGACCATCTCGATATTGGGCAAAAAGCTTAACAGTGACCGTCATCATTAAAAATTCCAGAACTCATCAATCTCTTCACCGCTAAAGTCCCAGATAGCATTGTGAGGAGGAAGTGTTTCGTATTTCATAAACTCTGGTAATCTGTCATCTGCTTTACCAAGACCTGCTTTGATGTTAAATTCATGCTCTGTTTTAAGAATGGT from Sulfurospirillum oryzae encodes the following:
- a CDS encoding Mrp/NBP35 family ATP-binding protein translates to MLNKDAVLSALGGVKYPGFEKDIVTFGFVKNIDISDNNVYIEVEIVSSSKEVADELKGSIEKAIKAIGAARVDIVVKQPKAPVEKSNSQSGKNMAPHIKNFVMVSSGKGGVGKTTTTVNLAISLASQGKKVGLLDADIYGPNVPRMMGVVDTHPEIVGQKVKPILAYGVEMMSMGSLMENGQSLIWRGAMVMKAIEQLLRDILWSDLDVLFIDMPPGTGDAQLTLAQSVPVTAGICVTTPQQVALDDTERSLDMFQKLHIPIAGIMENMSGFICPETNKEYDIFGKGTTKPLAEKFETIVIGEIPIEPAVREGGDAGKPVSFFHPESETAKRYQASARKLWECIEKVNEEGGANNEAIQPTMGVNGAPSACSSMKK
- a CDS encoding bifunctional 2-C-methyl-D-erythritol 4-phosphate cytidylyltransferase/2-C-methyl-D-erythritol 2,4-cyclodiphosphate synthase — encoded protein: MPDLALVMLGAGSSTRFNQRVKKQWLRIDDTPLWLFATQNLQQLFPFKQIIVTTTPDEHFYAGKFSDTITFVEGGATRQESLANALLHVKTPYVLVSDIARPCIDQEMLVRILSEMENNDIVVPYLSVVDTVVYEGTTINRDQVKLIQTPQLSRTDILKKALNTSTLYTDDSSAIKAMGGKVAYVLGNPEAKKLTCKEDINDIPCLKAPSSSHFTGQGFDVHAYEEGKVMMLGGVQVHDTIGFKAHSDGDVAIHALIDALLGAAGAGDIGELFPDNDQRYKNIDSKLLLREVCSFLAKVGFEITHCDLTIMAEFPRLSAFKDKIRFCLADIMAISPIHLNVKATTTEKLGFVGRQEGVAVSATTTLKYYDWKNV
- a CDS encoding HesA/MoeB/ThiF family protein, producing MELLDFLKSHLGEGFLPLTTTFEAMKTFTCNFREVEEMALKHDILPLRYKRNQKTISTGEQYRLFHSTVLIIGCGGLGGFVSEMLTRIGVGNLILCDGDVFEEHNMNRQNFSSPKTLGCFKAEVLKEKLEEINPALHVRSITTFFDPKTDENLIKEADVVVDALDNPDLKCLLARLCYDKQKPFVHGAIAGYSSQFSTSALLEPLYSQKGDGVEKKVGNPSFTVCFAASIQSTEVVKLLLGKPHLQAPLMGDLWDYELILL
- a CDS encoding response regulator, encoding MKILIVENEIYLAQSIASKLMEIGHLCEIATSIKDALKDEKYDAILLSTNISGQNFYPVIEKHRSSIIILMISYISNDTVTNPIKAGACDYIQKPFMIEELIRKLQHLSDFKNLKKENETYKEYVKNLFSSANLEPLDKKTKFPILIKTNFQKHADALVFNYAQSQNETFTFISLTQGNAYEKIARAGSEELLYIIDLQNLKKSEKLKVYNILEGKRAIICSTDPNEESDFTKIEINTDSKILDQGDILCIDDYVKYVIFNFQNKFPDTELSKKLGISRKSLWEKRKKYGINKKK
- a CDS encoding sulfate adenylyltransferase, producing MESTRKNNRQLFLDKEFIATLGLAKEGILYPVDKLMNKAEAKEVEESGYYKGKPFPFPFIIAPAGEKNREVLTTAYKGEPLDFMVDGKIKGTIIVDEVFEVDKKKRIEQIFGTYDISNPETQTFLKRLGDIAVCGEYELQFDDVKNVKNKIADAKAQLGAKNVSAMMMNAKPFHRAHERVIRITLEKCDMLVIFMLKPYKQDILSYDLRLKALQYFVDNYLPKNRVVIVPFENTYLFTSYKNAVLDAICASNLGCNKLVLGQHHSGIGAYYDKNEMKSILDHYEDLDIDIEIITEFVYCNECKTLVSTNTCPHGGHHHIKYHAESLLEILKAGMLPPAIFMRKDISALLLSELFKHRFANIGKIYDAIFPNSGLLETHDERDFYLELMRLHQTTSLT
- a CDS encoding MoaD/ThiS family protein — protein: MMTVTVKLFAQYRDGRFKDEKIEYAKGTTAQMVVDALELEGVSPLGVLMVNGRHVDPSYHLKEGDEIALFPKIGGG
- a CDS encoding MoaD/ThiS family protein, with the translated sequence MHIILNAFSFLREKLKVQGIAHIEAPYEVVQGMRVKELIDSLGFQNNEVEAVFVNHTVVPKETILQEGDRVALLPPGTPGSYRLLSGLKEH
- a CDS encoding GGDEF domain-containing protein; the protein is MQRLKDSLSTFHALCLGMIFSTLFVIKFGLIPTYAYYFIWQSTFVFLIIAIVLSIYFNKSKLFVLLLFPLFFTLCLAFPNTLFTKLSVQAFWHIAPLITALGYLLIYALQERGLFSSFGTLRTSIGLIILGIGYAGLKYFSPALLQALDTPILHVSLQGLSKASDFILIIAIISLLFVFLISLLFEIQSQKAPFWMLFAQMVPLLFLQESNHFVLFCLVASWIAIAALVHDAYRMAYIDTLTNVPSRRALEERFLRLGSHYIIAMVDIDFFKKFNDKFGHDIGDDVLKLVAKELTHVKNGGKVYRYGGEEFTILFNGKKKEECIMALEEVREHIFRRGFAIRDKNRPEKAPKELQSSTTVKKERLSVSIGVALSAKGKTPQEIIKIADDALYKAKESGRNCLICL
- a CDS encoding tetrahydrodipicolinate N-succinyltransferase N-terminal domain-containing protein, which codes for MALRVTIDEADFKTLVKEIEAQEGYRKPIGFGIARVDRGQLSPEKILQATFPVVNWNENFGSAAIMIAALQASDVEVDFSSSEFVYDVKKKFVKNAMNAFTPYLNQAIGEAHKNVQVIKTLDWIAQTEKLKKDYRIVFLFEDDAPLSPEAVYLKLYALSSGKAPIRSLNLSGAFGVLENVAWSMGQPIELAWLRMHEVEMKLLGEYPIIESVDKFPRFLSHIIPADNTRILDASKVRMGAQLHAGTTIMPGASYVNFNAGTTGAVMVEGRISSSVVVGKGSDVGGGASILGVLSGTNGNPVSIGENTLLGANSVTGIPLGDACIVDAGIAILEGTKIGVHAGELTKIIEANPKAKLKKPGKEELLFFKGLELSGLDGVHFRQNSVNGMIMATRSKREIKLNSELH